The sequence below is a genomic window from Flavobacterium keumense.
AATTTTACCTTTCATTTCAAATTTACCATTCTCTACTTTTACAGTATCTTTTGCAACTACTCCTGTTTCATCTTGTGTTTCAAGGATAATTGTTTTTCCGTTCTCAACTCCTTTTGCAGTTCCAGAAATGATGTATTCATCGTTTCCAACTTTGCTACAAGCAACGAAAACTACGGTAGCAGAAAGTAATAAAAGTATTTTTTTCATTATAATTTTGTTAAGTGATTTAAGTTCGCAAAAATATTTAAAAATATATAGTATCACTATTTTTTGGACTTAAATTTTTGTTATAGTTTTTGTTGATGCTCCAAATTTATTTTATATAAAAAAAGCACCTTTAGTAAGATGCTTTGTTATACGATATCAAATTATTATTCTTGATTGGAGGTTTTTCTCCAAGTGAAGTTATTTAGTATATGCCTTTTAGCAAAACGACCTGGAGAATCCGCATTTACCATTTTGATGTAAGTAGCTTTAGGAACACTAATATATTCATAAACACTACCGTTTGAAAAATCAATAATTAATCTTCCATCTACAAATTTATAATCTGTAATTGTTGAAGTACTTATAGTTTCGGTGTATTCGGGTAAATTTTGCTTTATTGTTTCAGGATTGATACTTACTAAAAAGTGATACGCTTCAATAATTTTTTTGCTATTTTCTTCAGCGGCTTTTAATCCTGCTTCATCACCTTGAAATTTATCAGGATGTGCGTCTTTCATCGCATTGCGATAAATGGTTTTTAAATCTTTAAGTTCGACAGTTTTGTCTACATTTAATAATTTTCGGTATTCAACTATTTTTTTCATAAATTAGAGATAACAATGTGTTGTCTTTTATGTTTTTTGAGGAGTTAGTTTCCTATAAAAACGATTTTTTTTGCAAAGGTACATTTTATTTTAAGTTTTCAGTTTGTTTTTTTTAAAATAGCCTTTATATGTATTTTTGCCTCCATGGAAAAGCAATTTTGTCCCAAGCCTAATACTTTTAAAAATACCTTTTGTGTTTTTAACGAAGTATCACTTGCTGCTATTGAAGGATTATTGGTTCAATATG
It includes:
- a CDS encoding KTSC domain-containing protein — encoded protein: MKKIVEYRKLLNVDKTVELKDLKTIYRNAMKDAHPDKFQGDEAGLKAAEENSKKIIEAYHFLVSINPETIKQNLPEYTETISTSTITDYKFVDGRLIIDFSNGSVYEYISVPKATYIKMVNADSPGRFAKRHILNNFTWRKTSNQE